A stretch of Desulfobacter hydrogenophilus DNA encodes these proteins:
- a CDS encoding ABC transporter substrate-binding protein — protein sequence MAVDPNIKIVVADDSGTMRIMFKQILGKAGFSNLIMAVNGADGLEKVKAEKPDLVISDWNMPTLDGLGFLKELRASEEFKDLPFIMATAQADMGQQKIIQDAGGNAHCPKPFNEDEIKKAIEAAFSGGIKKQRVTKERAIIGGRVELNVAHIQITDHLALGALKHRINQGDVEPQHFDLSTSLMGGWNPIQEGLESGEIDCAFVLAPIAMDLFAYDSPIQLVLYAHKNGSTFVRSRHYDHRFDSLQSFYKYKVVDIPHKMSVHHMLAHQFLKELGLKPGVPGKKAINVRFEVVPPIKMPGIMKENEDVGGFMVAEPVATKAIKGEIGNLEFYSATRWENHPCCIVAMQKDFIQKHPEAVQEFVSLLVDTGEYIENDKARAANIAVNFLDPEGKMGLNPQVLQNVFSQPMAIRWDGLYPEAADLDKIQKYMHDVMEIGKIIDLERFIEPNFANIAFNR from the coding sequence ATGGCGGTAGACCCGAATATTAAAATTGTTGTGGCAGATGATTCAGGCACCATGCGGATAATGTTCAAACAAATCCTGGGGAAAGCCGGATTTTCAAACCTTATTATGGCGGTGAACGGTGCCGACGGCCTTGAAAAGGTCAAAGCTGAAAAACCTGATCTTGTCATATCCGACTGGAACATGCCCACGCTGGATGGCCTTGGGTTTCTCAAAGAATTAAGGGCCTCCGAGGAATTTAAGGACCTTCCTTTCATCATGGCCACGGCCCAGGCTGACATGGGCCAGCAGAAAATCATCCAGGATGCTGGAGGTAATGCCCATTGCCCGAAGCCGTTTAACGAGGACGAAATAAAAAAGGCCATTGAAGCGGCTTTCTCCGGAGGCATAAAAAAACAGCGGGTAACCAAAGAGAGAGCCATCATCGGAGGTCGCGTTGAACTCAACGTCGCCCATATTCAGATCACCGACCATCTTGCTTTAGGCGCCCTGAAACACCGGATTAACCAAGGGGATGTGGAACCCCAGCACTTTGACCTTTCTACCAGCCTGATGGGTGGATGGAATCCCATACAGGAAGGCCTTGAAAGCGGAGAAATCGACTGTGCCTTCGTTCTGGCACCCATTGCCATGGATCTGTTTGCCTATGACTCCCCCATTCAGCTGGTTCTGTATGCCCACAAAAACGGGTCCACATTTGTACGCTCCCGGCATTATGATCACAGGTTTGACTCTTTGCAAAGCTTTTACAAATATAAGGTTGTGGATATTCCCCATAAAATGTCGGTCCACCACATGCTTGCACATCAATTTTTAAAAGAATTGGGGCTCAAACCCGGTGTGCCCGGGAAAAAAGCGATAAATGTGCGCTTTGAGGTGGTTCCCCCCATCAAAATGCCCGGCATTATGAAAGAAAATGAGGATGTGGGTGGATTCATGGTTGCAGAACCGGTTGCCACCAAAGCCATCAAGGGGGAAATCGGCAATCTGGAATTTTATTCAGCCACGCGTTGGGAAAATCATCCCTGCTGTATTGTGGCCATGCAAAAGGACTTTATCCAAAAACATCCTGAAGCTGTTCAGGAGTTTGTATCCCTGCTGGTGGATACCGGCGAGTATATTGAAAACGACAAGGCCCGGGCCGCGAACATTGCGGTAAATTTCCTGGACCCTGAAGGTAAAATGGGCCTGAATCCCCAGGTGCTTCAAAATGTATTTTCCCAACCCATGGCCATCCGTTGGGACGGACTCTATCCGGAAGCGGCAGATCTTGATAAAATTCAAAAATATATGCATGATGTCATGGAAATCGGCAAAATCATTGACCTTGAACGTTTCATTGAACCCAATTTTGCAAACATTGCATTCAATCGATAA
- a CDS encoding haloacid dehalogenase type II — protein MIKAVFFDMNETLLNLSVLKENFDKHFEDSYALKYWFVKLLHTSTVTGVMDEYKNFGELAGVVLESLFYENGKTLTSETKTEILGSFKNMPPYSDVAGALKLLNQNKIRTIAVSNSSLEMIKEQLTNAGIIDLFYSYYSVDAVQKYKPFKEIYQYVAREENIPTENVVMVATHDWDLFGAKKAGLKTAYIERKKEIFNPYYFPADIHKTDLVELVREIINIRIK, from the coding sequence ATGATAAAGGCTGTTTTTTTTGACATGAATGAGACGCTGCTCAATTTGAGTGTGCTCAAAGAGAACTTTGACAAACATTTTGAAGACAGTTATGCACTAAAGTACTGGTTCGTCAAGCTCCTTCATACGTCCACTGTAACAGGTGTGATGGATGAATATAAGAACTTTGGAGAACTGGCCGGCGTTGTTTTGGAGAGTCTATTTTATGAAAATGGCAAAACGCTGACAAGTGAAACAAAAACTGAAATTCTGGGTTCATTCAAGAACATGCCTCCCTACTCAGATGTTGCCGGTGCACTTAAACTGCTGAATCAGAATAAAATCAGAACTATTGCGGTATCTAACTCCTCGCTGGAAATGATAAAAGAGCAGCTTACCAATGCAGGCATCATTGACTTGTTCTACTCCTATTATTCGGTGGATGCCGTTCAAAAATATAAACCTTTTAAGGAAATTTATCAGTATGTAGCCCGTGAAGAAAATATTCCCACTGAAAATGTGGTTATGGTTGCCACCCATGACTGGGATCTGTTCGGTGCGAAAAAAGCCGGGCTTAAGACCGCCTATATTGAACGAAAAAAAGAAATCTTCAACCCCTATTATTTCCCGGCGGATATACACAAAACCGATTTAGTAGAATTGGTTCGGGAAATTATCAATATCAGAATCAAATAA
- a CDS encoding ABC transporter substrate-binding protein has translation MKFNHVKSASPDGISRRNFIKTAIRTASAAACTPMVFPCLAAAKKRPLRIGYLPITDATPLLVAYSLGYFSHEGLHVERPVMVRSWNILSESFLTGKFDLVHMLFPIPVWMRFKQNIPIKVLAWDHTNGSAVTVRADSGIDRFADLSGKQVAVPSWYSMHNLVMQLGLQVQGLKPVIRPPGSKLAPHEVNLFILPPPDMPQALLGKKIDTFIVADPFNALAQEKFSAKIMRYSGDIWKNHPCCVIVTNDHLIQDSPIVVQKAINAIVRAQVWCLQNPKETAHLLSRDGEGFLPVNESVLYKVFGAIPEKELIHPQWNVERIGFQPFPFPSATRFILEQMKKTKVEGNTDFLTTLDTNTAVSQLVDDRFVRKALDDMGGIKKFCQCDMENVFTREEIVEIN, from the coding sequence ATGAAATTTAACCACGTAAAATCGGCAAGCCCCGACGGCATTTCACGGCGAAATTTTATAAAAACAGCAATACGGACAGCAAGTGCAGCCGCCTGTACCCCCATGGTATTTCCGTGTCTGGCAGCAGCAAAAAAAAGACCGTTAAGAATAGGTTATCTGCCCATTACGGATGCGACACCCTTGCTTGTTGCATACAGTCTGGGCTATTTTTCCCATGAAGGACTTCATGTGGAACGCCCGGTCATGGTGCGTTCCTGGAATATACTTTCCGAATCTTTTTTAACGGGCAAATTTGACTTGGTTCACATGCTTTTCCCCATCCCCGTGTGGATGCGATTCAAGCAGAATATACCTATTAAAGTGTTGGCCTGGGATCATACCAACGGCAGCGCGGTCACTGTCAGAGCGGATTCCGGCATCGACCGATTCGCAGATCTCTCAGGTAAACAGGTGGCCGTGCCCTCATGGTACTCCATGCATAACCTGGTCATGCAGTTGGGCCTTCAGGTCCAGGGGCTTAAACCGGTAATTCGCCCGCCGGGCTCAAAGCTTGCCCCCCACGAGGTGAACTTGTTTATCTTGCCGCCCCCGGATATGCCCCAGGCGCTTTTGGGAAAAAAAATAGACACATTTATCGTGGCAGACCCCTTCAACGCCCTGGCCCAGGAAAAATTTTCGGCAAAAATCATGCGATATTCAGGAGATATTTGGAAAAATCATCCTTGTTGTGTTATCGTAACCAATGATCATCTGATCCAAGACAGCCCAATAGTCGTTCAAAAGGCGATAAACGCCATTGTAAGAGCCCAGGTGTGGTGTCTTCAGAATCCTAAGGAAACCGCCCACCTGCTCAGCAGAGACGGCGAAGGATTTTTGCCGGTAAATGAATCAGTTCTTTACAAGGTTTTTGGTGCCATTCCCGAAAAAGAACTGATACACCCCCAGTGGAATGTAGAAAGAATCGGTTTTCAGCCTTTTCCTTTTCCATCCGCCACCCGGTTTATTCTGGAACAGATGAAAAAAACTAAGGTTGAGGGCAACACAGATTTTCTGACGACCCTTGATACCAACACAGCTGTTTCACAGCTTGTGGATGACCGTTTTGTCAGAAAGGCTTTGGACGACATGGGTGGGATAAAAAAATTTTGCCAGTGTGATATGGAAAATGTATTTACCAGGGAAGAAATCGTTGAAATCAATTAA
- a CDS encoding ABC transporter permease, producing MKSIKKNSQDRAVEVELSSFFTRVWSGWKYELAGLVLFAFAWAAVTQFVFTRPEFYHFKGFLPGPTLAALADAFQHPKFWVSVFASLRRIVLGIAISAVIGLPLGVLIGFFTRLRKLTYSPIQFVRMISPLSWMPLALLLFTSFESAVHFLIVMATICPIILNTAIGVMDINPQWIKMALNQGADNVQLIQTIVIPYSIPHMMTSIRLALGIAWIVLVPAEFLGVSSGLGYLINDARDTMEYDKLMAVIIAIGILGFILDRVCQKLQHRFSWAWADDA from the coding sequence TTGAAATCAATTAAAAAAAATTCCCAGGACAGAGCCGTAGAAGTTGAGTTATCCTCTTTTTTTACCCGGGTATGGTCGGGTTGGAAATACGAACTGGCCGGGCTTGTTTTGTTTGCTTTTGCCTGGGCCGCGGTTACGCAGTTCGTCTTTACCCGCCCCGAATTCTACCATTTTAAGGGATTTCTACCCGGCCCAACCCTTGCGGCTCTGGCAGACGCCTTTCAGCATCCCAAATTCTGGGTGTCAGTTTTTGCAAGTCTGCGTAGAATCGTTCTAGGCATCGCCATATCAGCAGTTATCGGGCTGCCATTGGGTGTACTGATCGGTTTCTTTACACGTCTTCGCAAGCTCACATATTCGCCGATTCAATTCGTACGAATGATCAGTCCCCTGTCCTGGATGCCCCTTGCACTGCTTTTATTTACAAGCTTTGAATCCGCTGTTCATTTTTTGATTGTAATGGCGACAATTTGTCCTATAATACTGAACACAGCCATTGGTGTCATGGACATTAACCCCCAGTGGATAAAAATGGCTTTGAACCAAGGTGCCGATAACGTCCAACTCATTCAAACGATTGTTATTCCATATTCCATCCCCCATATGATGACCAGCATCAGGCTGGCACTGGGGATTGCATGGATAGTTTTGGTCCCGGCTGAATTTTTAGGGGTATCATCAGGGTTGGGGTATCTGATTAACGATGCCAGGGATACCATGGAATACGATAAACTTATGGCTGTAATCATTGCCATCGGCATACTGGGATTTATACTCGACAGAGTTTGTCAAAAATTGCAGCATAGGTTCAGCTGGGCATGGGCTGACGATGCTTAA
- a CDS encoding PAS domain S-box protein codes for MKISIRWAMVLGCLGLIWGMQILITSSSYISSQRMLAGHACDVMQNIADLTMTQSRNHLQLAQRAALLTKRLLASEVVGRRNQHYDVLEHYFLDQLSLYSHFAGIYIGMPNGDFFYVNRSNAQTPGGFRTKVIDHFNGVKKIRLIWRNSDGSMVKTLENPSDTYDPRQRPWYQKALAEREIIWTDPYIFFSSQKPGITVAGPIFKANGQLQSIVGVDIEIDDLSTFISRLRIGKHGRAFMLNNNGDVVAFPDISKIKQVEDTEAHRFRMVKIDELDDELSRSAFSAIQWQRTETGLLKLDHSQFAKFTHNGDVYNTMFTQFTDSHWPWMFGVYIPENDYLGALKENRSFNIGITLVLSVIATLVGLQLFRSITRPLMGLEKEALAIKQHDLTASFNTRSIFKEIDETAAAFSQMKYSLQTSEKKYRQIFENIQDIYFECTIEGEILEISPSVEGLIQQDRKNIIGINLTQFYKNADDHQRFLSKIFVDGSVSDWEVALENEHGEIAYGSVSATLKRDEAGDAEKIIGSLRIITDRKKAEFKLRRYQDQLEDLVEERTQDLQKSNGQLRNEIETRKEKEEALRRSEEKYRSIIENTNNGYYEVDLDGRLTFFNDSLAVILGYSVEELQGMDYSILLESEGSRQLPEKSPDTYRSGVNGNLSRLTITRKDGDRRTVDVSTAPIFDNNGGKIGYRGVVLDISERLNAEAEKQKLQERLRLIQRLEGIGTLAGGVAHDFNNLLMGIQGNISLMMLKTNPSEYHYKKLKSIESCVSSGTKLTQQLLGFARGGKYMAKSLNFNQIVMDTARMFGRTRKEIQIEENIEHGLWAVVADKNQIEQVLLNIYINAWQAMPDGGSVVIDAKNMVLDALFSKTFDIQPGRYVCVSISDTGIGIDPAIQTRIFEPFFTTKGMGRGTGLGLASAYGIIKNHDGAIDFVSQPGKGTTFYIYLPASDGDIETEPALCEMSSKGSETLLLIDDEEVILQVGQPMLESLGYKVMSATDGKTAVDIFRRFSGEIDLVILDVIMPGMSGSAIFDALKNINPQVQVLLASGYSLSGQAEDILSRGCVGFIQKPFSLEQISVRLRGIFDNQDL; via the coding sequence ATGAAAATATCGATACGGTGGGCAATGGTTCTTGGTTGCCTTGGTCTCATCTGGGGAATGCAGATTCTGATCACTTCGTCCTCTTATATTTCATCCCAGCGGATGCTGGCCGGACATGCCTGCGACGTGATGCAGAACATTGCGGACCTGACCATGACCCAATCCAGAAACCATCTCCAGCTGGCCCAGAGGGCGGCCCTTTTGACCAAACGCCTGCTGGCCTCCGAGGTGGTGGGAAGGCGAAATCAGCACTATGACGTTCTTGAGCATTATTTTTTGGATCAATTATCCTTGTATTCCCATTTTGCCGGTATTTATATCGGTATGCCCAATGGTGATTTTTTTTATGTCAACCGCAGTAATGCGCAAACCCCCGGCGGGTTTCGGACCAAGGTAATTGATCATTTCAATGGTGTGAAAAAAATCCGGCTGATCTGGCGCAATTCGGACGGCAGCATGGTTAAAACCTTGGAAAACCCCAGTGATACCTATGATCCCCGGCAGCGACCCTGGTATCAAAAAGCCCTTGCCGAACGGGAGATTATCTGGACGGACCCTTACATTTTTTTCTCATCACAAAAGCCCGGAATCACGGTGGCAGGCCCAATTTTCAAAGCAAACGGCCAGTTACAGAGTATTGTCGGTGTGGATATTGAAATTGATGATTTATCCACCTTTATCAGTCGTTTACGGATTGGTAAGCATGGCCGAGCCTTTATGCTCAATAATAACGGCGATGTGGTGGCATTTCCCGACATCTCAAAAATTAAACAGGTCGAAGACACCGAAGCCCATCGTTTCAGAATGGTTAAAATTGATGAATTGGACGATGAATTGAGTCGTTCTGCCTTTAGTGCCATCCAGTGGCAGCGGACAGAAACCGGGCTGTTGAAACTTGATCACTCCCAGTTTGCCAAATTCACTCATAACGGAGATGTCTACAATACAATGTTCACCCAGTTTACCGACTCACACTGGCCCTGGATGTTCGGTGTGTATATACCCGAAAATGACTACTTGGGTGCACTTAAGGAAAATCGTTCGTTTAATATCGGGATTACCCTGGTTCTTTCGGTGATTGCCACCCTGGTGGGTTTACAGTTGTTTCGCAGCATCACACGGCCCTTGATGGGGCTGGAAAAAGAGGCGCTTGCCATAAAGCAGCATGATTTGACTGCCAGTTTCAACACCCGCTCCATATTTAAAGAGATAGACGAAACCGCTGCCGCATTTTCACAGATGAAGTACTCGCTGCAAACCAGTGAAAAAAAGTATCGCCAAATTTTTGAAAATATTCAGGACATCTATTTTGAATGTACCATTGAAGGCGAGATTTTAGAAATAAGCCCCTCTGTAGAGGGGTTAATCCAGCAGGATCGCAAAAATATTATCGGCATCAATCTCACGCAGTTTTATAAAAATGCAGATGATCACCAGCGCTTTTTATCCAAAATTTTTGTTGACGGATCTGTGAGTGATTGGGAAGTCGCGTTGGAAAATGAACACGGCGAAATCGCCTATGGTTCGGTCTCGGCCACGCTGAAACGCGATGAAGCCGGTGATGCGGAAAAAATTATCGGTTCGCTGCGTATTATTACCGATAGAAAAAAAGCCGAGTTCAAACTGCGCCGGTACCAGGATCAGCTCGAGGATCTTGTAGAAGAACGCACACAGGACCTGCAGAAGAGCAATGGACAATTGCGCAATGAAATTGAAACACGTAAAGAGAAAGAAGAGGCGCTTAGACGCAGTGAAGAAAAATATCGGTCCATCATAGAAAACACCAACAACGGCTATTACGAAGTGGATCTCGATGGTCGTCTGACTTTTTTCAACGATTCTTTGGCCGTGATTCTGGGATATTCGGTTGAAGAGCTTCAAGGGATGGACTATTCTATATTGCTGGAATCAGAGGGTTCGCGGCAACTACCAGAAAAATCACCTGATACCTATCGATCCGGAGTGAACGGTAACCTGTCTCGTCTGACAATTACCCGTAAGGACGGTGACCGGCGGACCGTGGACGTCTCGACTGCTCCAATTTTTGATAACAACGGTGGAAAGATAGGTTATCGCGGCGTTGTTTTGGATATCAGCGAACGGCTTAATGCCGAAGCGGAAAAGCAAAAACTCCAAGAAAGACTGCGTCTAATTCAGCGGCTGGAGGGCATCGGAACCCTGGCCGGCGGCGTGGCCCATGACTTTAATAATTTATTGATGGGTATTCAGGGGAATATATCGTTGATGATGCTTAAAACGAACCCTTCAGAGTATCATTATAAAAAATTGAAAAGTATTGAGTCCTGCGTCAGCTCCGGAACCAAACTCACCCAGCAACTGCTCGGATTCGCACGGGGCGGCAAGTATATGGCCAAGTCTTTAAATTTTAATCAGATTGTCATGGACACCGCCCGCATGTTCGGTCGTACGCGCAAAGAGATTCAGATTGAGGAAAATATAGAGCATGGTTTGTGGGCGGTTGTAGCGGATAAAAACCAGATTGAGCAGGTCCTACTCAACATTTACATTAATGCATGGCAGGCCATGCCCGACGGGGGCTCGGTCGTCATTGATGCCAAAAACATGGTGCTGGATGCCTTATTTTCCAAGACTTTTGACATCCAGCCGGGACGATATGTATGCGTTTCAATCTCTGATACCGGCATCGGTATTGATCCTGCAATCCAGACACGGATATTTGAACCGTTTTTCACCACCAAGGGAATGGGCCGCGGCACCGGACTGGGCCTTGCGTCCGCCTATGGCATTATCAAAAATCATGACGGTGCCATTGATTTTGTCAGCCAACCGGGCAAAGGCACCACTTTTTATATTTATCTGCCTGCCTCGGATGGTGATATAGAAACTGAACCCGCCTTGTGTGAAATGAGTTCAAAGGGGTCTGAAACCCTGCTGCTCATTGATGATGAAGAGGTCATCCTGCAAGTGGGCCAACCCATGCTTGAATCACTGGGATACAAAGTGATGTCTGCAACGGACGGTAAAACAGCGGTGGATATTTTTCGTCGGTTTTCCGGGGAAATTGATTTGGTAATCCTGGATGTGATCATGCCGGGTATGAGTGGCAGTGCTATTTTCGACGCGTTGAAAAACATTAATCCGCAGGTCCAGGTGCTGCTTGCCAGTGGATACAGCCTCAGCGGACAGGCTGAAGATATTTTGTCACGGGGATGCGTCGGTTTTATCCAGAAACCGTTTTCCCTGGAACAAATCAGTGTCAGGTTGCGCGGCATTTTTGACAATCAGGATCTTTAA
- a CDS encoding ABC transporter substrate-binding protein, producing the protein MNKCKIFEAALTIRIGHFISIDHLILGIALPRYIQRKGSGADTDVIPFSMRSWGQVEKGFLSGDINAAFMDIAQAMYLSDKGLAISMLMFTHRAGSRIIVPEQIRRLADFKGKSVLIPHKLSIQHMLVHRLLSAGNLKIANLGKLGESVDIESVPYALMPEMANADLDCDIAAFICPAPFGDVELKKKGFRPLLISRDLWKDHPGSVFVVHQDLLKTKGKNLGLMVNCLLDSARQLDRYMASPDTAEKGIEQLSASFLGLSASQTQKALKTSGITYNPKLLVPDMKILNIVLDYMCTTMEGMPTGTDLHGFIRPEFIHTILSES; encoded by the coding sequence ATTAATAAATGTAAAATATTTGAGGCTGCTCTGACTATCCGAATCGGACATTTTATCAGTATTGACCATCTGATACTGGGAATTGCTTTACCCCGTTACATCCAGCGTAAAGGGTCAGGTGCCGATACCGATGTTATACCTTTTAGCATGCGTTCATGGGGACAGGTGGAAAAAGGGTTTTTATCCGGGGATATCAATGCTGCGTTCATGGATATTGCCCAGGCCATGTACCTGTCTGACAAGGGTTTGGCCATATCCATGCTTATGTTTACCCACAGGGCAGGCAGCAGAATCATTGTACCCGAACAGATTCGACGATTGGCGGATTTTAAAGGAAAAAGTGTTTTGATCCCGCACAAACTTAGTATTCAGCATATGCTTGTGCACAGGCTGCTGAGTGCAGGAAATCTTAAAATCGCAAATTTGGGAAAATTGGGAGAAAGCGTCGACATTGAATCGGTACCGTATGCCCTGATGCCGGAAATGGCAAATGCGGATCTTGACTGCGATATTGCAGCTTTTATCTGCCCTGCCCCTTTTGGTGACGTTGAACTTAAAAAAAAGGGATTCAGACCTCTGCTCATTTCCAGGGATCTGTGGAAGGATCATCCGGGTAGCGTTTTTGTGGTACACCAGGACCTGCTTAAGACCAAAGGGAAAAATTTAGGTCTGATGGTTAACTGCCTCCTGGATAGTGCCCGGCAGCTTGACCGGTACATGGCATCCCCGGACACCGCCGAAAAGGGTATTGAACAGCTGTCAGCTTCTTTTTTAGGCCTTTCTGCCTCCCAGACGCAAAAGGCACTTAAAACATCGGGGATTACCTATAACCCAAAACTTCTGGTGCCGGATATGAAAATTTTAAACATCGTGCTCGATTATATGTGTACAACCATGGAAGGCATGCCGACCGGAACGGATCTCCATGGATTTATCAGGCCGGAATTTATTCATACTATTTTATCGGAATCATAG
- a CDS encoding flavodoxin family protein, whose translation MILGISGSPRKDRITAHAVQHVLEHCEGQTRYISLFRKHINGCIACLGCTKDNICVVKDDFQEIADAMVEADAIVLGVPNYYDVPNGLSHCLLERCFCFRHQGAFLLKDKPFVVFSTGYSADEENSQVLNIVDHFILMNKAKRVSRFLVGGFSQCYTCKFGLTCKDGNIVKNSGFVDKITPDMLPPEFDNQPNAKVKCENAAHLLNDILRKDNS comes from the coding sequence ATGATTCTTGGGATTTCCGGCAGTCCCCGTAAAGACAGGATAACGGCCCATGCTGTTCAGCATGTATTGGAACATTGTGAAGGGCAAACCCGTTATATTTCTTTGTTTCGCAAACATATTAACGGCTGTATTGCCTGCCTGGGCTGTACAAAGGACAACATATGTGTGGTTAAAGATGATTTTCAGGAAATAGCGGATGCCATGGTAGAAGCGGATGCCATTGTACTTGGTGTACCAAACTATTACGATGTGCCCAACGGGCTTTCCCATTGCCTGTTGGAGCGTTGTTTCTGTTTTCGCCATCAGGGGGCTTTTTTATTAAAAGACAAACCCTTTGTGGTGTTTTCCACCGGGTATTCTGCTGATGAAGAGAACAGCCAGGTCCTAAACATAGTGGACCATTTTATTTTGATGAATAAAGCAAAAAGGGTATCCCGGTTTTTGGTGGGGGGTTTTTCGCAGTGTTACACTTGTAAATTTGGCTTGACCTGTAAAGACGGCAATATCGTAAAAAACAGCGGATTTGTGGATAAGATCACCCCGGATATGCTGCCACCGGAATTTGACAACCAACCCAATGCTAAAGTTAAATGCGAGAATGCAGCCCACCTGCTTAATGATATACTCAGAAAAGATAATTCCTGA
- a CDS encoding saccharopine dehydrogenase NADP-binding domain-containing protein, which produces MIIGVGGVADVAAHKCAQNNDVLGNIVIASKTLYRGPATRLVKPPRAAWIVNRNRPVIKPN; this is translated from the coding sequence ATGATTATCGGTGTCGGGGGCGTGGCCGATGTTGCGGCCCATAAATGCGCACAAAACAACGATGTTCTTGGAAATATTGTCATCGCCTCAAAAACGCTGTATAGAGGACCAGCTACTCGCCTTGTAAAACCACCACGGGCTGCTTGGATTGTTAATCGGAATCGGCCCGTAATAAAACCCAATTAG
- a CDS encoding ABC transporter ATP-binding protein encodes MKIDIEKICKSYDGPGKTQRQVIKDISFSINPGDFVIILGESGCGKTTLLNMLAGLENPTCGRILVDGSPIAGIHPSRSILFQQPALIPWLSVKENVAYGCKIRKDTQDLEYRVNQFIEIMGLTGAADAKPSQLSLGMAQRVCLARALVGHPQVLLLDEPFASLDTFTQAHIQEELVNLWMSESFTAVFVTHDIDEAIRLGNKIVVLAGSPAGISDIFDIDLPYPRNQHDPGIKALRTDILNRFKIAYSVKRRLADEI; translated from the coding sequence TTGAAAATAGATATTGAAAAAATCTGTAAATCCTACGACGGGCCGGGAAAAACACAGCGACAGGTTATTAAGGATATCTCCTTTTCCATCAATCCAGGAGATTTTGTAATTATCTTAGGTGAATCGGGTTGTGGGAAGACCACTTTGCTGAACATGCTGGCTGGGCTTGAGAATCCGACCTGCGGCCGGATCCTGGTGGACGGCAGCCCCATTGCCGGCATCCACCCGTCACGTTCCATACTGTTCCAGCAGCCGGCACTGATCCCCTGGCTCAGCGTTAAGGAGAATGTGGCCTATGGCTGTAAAATCAGAAAAGACACCCAGGACCTGGAATACCGGGTAAACCAATTTATAGAAATTATGGGGCTGACAGGTGCGGCGGACGCGAAACCCAGCCAATTATCACTAGGGATGGCCCAGCGGGTCTGCCTGGCCAGGGCTTTGGTGGGACATCCCCAGGTCCTACTGCTTGACGAACCCTTTGCCTCCTTGGACACCTTTACCCAGGCTCATATCCAGGAGGAACTGGTCAACCTGTGGATGTCGGAAAGCTTTACCGCGGTGTTTGTCACCCATGATATTGACGAAGCCATACGTCTTGGAAATAAAATTGTGGTCCTGGCAGGTTCCCCTGCCGGCATCTCCGATATTTTTGATATTGATCTGCCCTACCCCAGAAACCAGCATGACCCTGGAATTAAAGCGCTGAGAACCGATATTCTCAATCGATTTAAAATCGCATATTCAGTCAAACGGAGACTGGCAGATGAAATTTAA